A genomic region of Bradyrhizobium sp. ORS 278 contains the following coding sequences:
- the ruvB gene encoding Holliday junction branch migration DNA helicase RuvB yields the protein MKPPARMVSPERRSDDVGDTALRPQQLSEFVGQQQARANLSIFIEAARKRGEALDHVLFVGPPGLGKTTLAQIVARELGVGFRATSGPVIAKAGDLAALLTNLEERDVLFIDEIHRLSPAVEEVLYPAMEDFQLDLIIGEGPAARSVKIDLSKFTLVGATTRAGLLTNPLRDRFGIPIRLNFYTVEELEGIVTRGARVLGIGMTPDGANEIARRARGTPRIAGRLLRRVRDFASAADASAIDRAIADHALSALEVDAAGLDAMDRRYLSTIALNYGGGPVGVETMAAALSEPRDAIEDIIEPYLIQCGYLQRTPRGRLLTSHAFKHLGMAEPANRDPSQIGLFGNDDD from the coding sequence ATGAAGCCGCCGGCGCGCATGGTCAGCCCGGAGCGGCGCTCCGACGATGTCGGTGACACCGCGCTGCGGCCGCAGCAGCTGTCGGAGTTCGTCGGCCAGCAGCAGGCGCGCGCCAATCTGTCGATCTTCATCGAGGCGGCGCGCAAGCGCGGCGAGGCGCTCGATCACGTGCTGTTCGTCGGTCCTCCGGGTCTTGGCAAGACCACGCTGGCGCAGATCGTCGCGCGCGAGCTCGGCGTCGGCTTCCGTGCCACGTCCGGCCCGGTGATAGCGAAGGCGGGCGATCTCGCGGCGCTGCTGACCAATCTCGAGGAGCGCGACGTGCTGTTCATCGACGAGATCCATCGGCTCAGCCCGGCGGTGGAGGAGGTGCTCTATCCGGCAATGGAGGACTTCCAGCTCGATCTCATCATCGGCGAGGGACCAGCGGCGCGCTCGGTCAAGATCGATCTGTCGAAGTTCACGCTGGTCGGCGCGACGACGCGGGCGGGCCTGCTGACAAATCCGCTACGCGACCGTTTCGGCATTCCAATCCGCTTGAACTTCTACACCGTCGAGGAGCTCGAAGGCATCGTCACTCGCGGCGCCCGTGTGCTCGGGATCGGCATGACCCCCGATGGCGCCAACGAGATCGCGCGCCGCGCCCGCGGCACGCCGCGCATCGCCGGCCGCCTGCTGCGCCGGGTGCGCGACTTCGCCTCCGCGGCCGACGCCAGCGCGATCGATCGCGCCATCGCCGATCACGCGCTGAGCGCGCTGGAGGTCGACGCGGCCGGGCTCGATGCGATGGATCGGCGCTATCTCTCGACCATCGCGCTGAACTACGGCGGCGGCCCGGTCGGCGTCGAGACGATGGCGGCGGCGCTGTCGGAGCCGCGCGATGCGATCGAGGACATCATCGAGCCTTATCTCATTCAATGCGGCTATCTGCAGCGCACCCCGCGCGGCCGGCTGTTGACCTCGCATGCGTTCAAGCATCTCGGCATGGCCGAGCCCGCGAACCGCGATCCCAGCCAGATCGGCCTGTTTGGCAACGACGATGATTAA
- a CDS encoding metallophosphoesterase has product MLSRRRFLKFSGAFAATGFSTATYGVGVEPLRLGVTDYHVRPRNWPAGLTLKIAAIADIHACDPWMSLAHIDGIVQRTNALQPDVIVLLGDYVAGHRHHMGRIDAAEWAPVLGGLKAPLGVHAILGNHDYWDDRIVQRDGRGSPYAQKALEAAGIPVYENDVVRLSKNGHGFWLAGLGDQLAYMPARRFRPVPRIGVDDLKATLQKVTDGAPVILLAHEPDIALRVPARVSLQLSGHTHGGQIRVLGWSPAVPARNGVNLAYGHIRTQCDVIVSGGLGCSIMPVRIGMPPEIVHVTVGGEPMEVTS; this is encoded by the coding sequence ATGCTGTCACGCCGTCGCTTCCTGAAATTCTCCGGCGCTTTTGCCGCCACCGGCTTTTCCACCGCCACCTACGGCGTCGGCGTCGAGCCGCTCCGCCTCGGCGTTACTGATTACCATGTTCGCCCGCGCAACTGGCCGGCCGGCCTGACGCTGAAGATCGCGGCGATCGCCGACATTCATGCCTGCGATCCCTGGATGTCGCTCGCTCATATCGACGGCATCGTGCAGCGGACCAATGCATTACAGCCGGATGTGATCGTCCTGCTCGGCGACTACGTCGCCGGTCACCGCCATCACATGGGTCGCATCGATGCCGCGGAATGGGCGCCGGTGCTGGGAGGACTGAAGGCGCCGCTCGGCGTTCACGCCATTCTTGGCAACCACGACTACTGGGATGATCGGATCGTGCAGCGCGATGGGCGCGGCTCGCCCTATGCTCAGAAGGCGCTCGAGGCTGCCGGCATTCCGGTTTATGAGAACGATGTCGTGCGTCTCAGCAAGAACGGCCATGGGTTCTGGCTCGCCGGTCTCGGCGATCAGCTGGCCTACATGCCGGCGCGACGCTTCAGGCCGGTGCCGCGGATCGGTGTCGACGATCTCAAAGCCACGCTGCAGAAGGTCACGGACGGTGCTCCGGTGATCCTGCTTGCGCATGAGCCTGACATCGCGCTTCGCGTGCCCGCGCGCGTGTCGCTGCAGCTCTCCGGCCATACGCATGGTGGCCAGATCCGCGTGCTCGGCTGGTCGCCTGCAGTGCCTGCGCGCAACGGCGTCAACCTCGCCTACGGCCACATCCGCACGCAATGCGACGTGATCGTTTCCGGCGGCCTCGGCTGCAGTATCATGCCGGTCAGGATCGGCATGCCGCCGGAGATCGTGCATGTCACGGTCGGCGGGGAACCCATGGAGGTGACGTCTTAA
- a CDS encoding glutathione binding-like protein codes for MDLYFSPLACSLATRIALYEAGATANYLEVDPKTKIVMNDGSDFRAVNPLGLVPTLRTDDGELLTENAAILQYVADRFPDAKLGTRSGMDRSRLHQWLCFIGTELHKGLFIPVLDRTAPDEMKAHVLKKNLSRLDHLDNHLRGREFLLDHFTVADAYLVTVINWTMATPPIELAKWPAVKAYYERLRARPSIARAIAEEFELYKAELARHKAAA; via the coding sequence ATGGACCTGTATTTTTCGCCGCTCGCCTGCTCGCTCGCCACCCGCATCGCGCTCTATGAGGCGGGCGCGACAGCGAACTATCTGGAGGTCGATCCCAAGACGAAGATCGTGATGAACGACGGCTCGGATTTCCGCGCCGTGAACCCGCTGGGCCTCGTCCCGACGCTCCGCACCGATGACGGGGAACTGCTGACCGAGAACGCCGCCATTCTTCAATATGTCGCGGACCGCTTCCCCGACGCGAAGCTCGGCACCAGATCCGGCATGGACCGCAGCCGGCTGCATCAATGGCTGTGCTTCATCGGCACCGAGTTGCACAAGGGGCTGTTCATTCCGGTCCTCGACAGGACGGCGCCCGATGAGATGAAGGCCCATGTCCTGAAGAAGAACCTGTCGCGCCTTGATCATCTCGACAACCACCTGCGCGGTCGCGAGTTTCTGCTCGATCATTTCACCGTCGCCGACGCCTATCTCGTCACCGTGATCAACTGGACCATGGCCACGCCGCCGATCGAGCTCGCCAAATGGCCCGCCGTGAAAGCCTACTACGAGCGTCTGCGTGCACGGCCGTCGATCGCACGCGCGATCGCCGAGGAGTTCGAACTCTACAAGGCGGAACTCGCGCGTCACAAGGCAGCCGCCTAG
- a CDS encoding DUF3320 domain-containing protein: protein MASTSVRDRLLADRRALLDLGTRNRLVHIPFKTKTTRTIDIVGARSATLFELLGEGKRLTFLPIKAETPTEKPENLAATEDIAPPLPLPPPSTPSASTRQTDNDSETQPRPADTRLQTRLSSEALQKRLLDIWYDARTLEEEQGVNILYLAFGLLKWFEDDESDTERFAPLVLLPVRLERSSAAERFHLLSRAEPPSPNLSLQAKLNEEFGLKIEDFGDEDDVDIAAYLAGMAETVAAKKRWEVKADAIVLGFFSFSKFLMYRDLDPETWPADGALDRHPLITALLQNGFEASEPIVADNGKIDPVIQPIAMNHVVDADSSQAVVIEEVVRGRDLVVKGPPGTGKSQTITNIIAAAAAEGKTVLFVAEKMAALDVVHRRLKAVGLGSLALELHSNKANKRVLLEELKRSKSASVPTQRGEATLVQRLTDSRDGLNQHADMMHQPHQPSELTPFRLLGHLVRCGETSTQPALPLQGAASWTPLDLERRRELIAELAERIAADGAPHLHPWRGVGRDALDPAEMAELRKSLADVASLLDRVGAGGTRIGTMFGLPSPATLADATGVLAFAEAAAAMPNCDRAAFRDPIWSRPHEIADVIDKGLRFAKLKTAFEQAFVDSAWDASMADCRRVIAEKGGSWFRLLSARYRGHMAVLTSYLKVPMPKALEQRLLLIDGLIAAQAARKSFDDVASAGSAAFGTAWQKEQSDWDALAKLAAWWTAFAKPFANDETRQHLAQLTLSSEDRQAIDDFKANLVRMGSGLQRLIDFLQLDPSRIPLNQSDQLRLESLAQTLSEWKSSTERLTRWIAFMARVRLARADGLAALVDRALDGSLPGDLLEQTFDTSYYDAMRGAIFAQQPQLKRFDGASHDRLVEGFRKLDVARMQLARDQIAYEHAAALPRNAGGIGPLGVLNGELAKKRNHLPIRQLLERAGPVIQQIKPIFLMSPLSVAQFLKPGAIAFDLLVVDEASQIEPVDALGAVARCRQMVVVGDERQLPPTRFFAKLTGNDEEDNEDEDQPTFQVKDAESILDLCLAKGLSHRMLNWHYRSKHQSLIAVSNKQFYDNRLFIVPSPYDAVAGMGLKFNYNPDAHYERGSSRTNPREARIVAEAVMRHAREMPERSLGVATFSVAQRQAIQDQLEILRKESPGTEEFFSRGTSEPFFVKNLENIQGDERDVIFISMGYGRTKEGFVSMSFGPLNSDGGERRLNVLISRAKLRCEVFSSITGDDIDLTRAKGRGIAALKTFLTFAQTGQLGLAQETGRDPDSVFEEQVAARLRRLGYDVKMQIGTAGFFVDLAIVDPDKPGRFLLGIECDGAQYHASRSARDRDRLRQNVLEAHGWVLHRIWSTDWFLRPKEETDKVVSAIEAAKAHWREIDDGAAESQSAPPAEPEAASPEPMDNRPAEVVGQAPTLVPYEEAKLRVRREVEPHETSLANMTRHVVEIVAVEGPVHESEIIVRIRSAWGLARAGNRIRDAVKAALNAAVAKGQIAGGPFYSVPGQAIVVRNREDVQSTTLRKPEMLPPEEIKAAIMQVIEQNFGAEEDQLIQAVARLFGFGSTSAQLREAVQGSLAHLLQSGRLRREGELLTKPEASSA from the coding sequence GTGGCAAGCACATCCGTACGAGACCGATTGCTGGCGGACCGGCGCGCGCTGCTCGATCTGGGCACGCGCAACCGGCTCGTGCACATCCCGTTCAAGACCAAGACCACTCGCACGATCGACATCGTCGGCGCACGCTCGGCGACGCTGTTCGAGCTGCTGGGAGAAGGCAAGCGTCTCACGTTTCTGCCGATCAAGGCGGAGACGCCTACAGAGAAGCCGGAAAATCTTGCGGCGACGGAGGACATCGCTCCGCCCCTTCCGCTGCCACCTCCGAGCACGCCGTCCGCGAGCACAAGACAGACCGACAACGACTCTGAGACGCAGCCTCGGCCAGCCGATACGCGCCTCCAGACCCGCCTGTCGTCCGAGGCGCTGCAGAAGCGCCTGCTCGACATCTGGTACGACGCCCGCACGCTGGAGGAGGAACAGGGCGTCAACATCCTCTATCTCGCCTTTGGCCTGCTCAAATGGTTCGAGGACGACGAGTCGGACACCGAGCGCTTCGCACCACTCGTCCTGCTGCCTGTACGTCTCGAACGCAGCAGCGCGGCCGAGCGCTTCCATCTCCTGTCCCGCGCGGAGCCGCCCTCGCCCAACCTGTCGCTCCAGGCCAAGCTGAACGAGGAATTCGGACTCAAGATCGAGGATTTTGGTGACGAGGACGATGTCGACATCGCCGCCTATCTGGCGGGCATGGCCGAGACCGTCGCGGCCAAGAAGAGATGGGAGGTGAAGGCGGACGCCATCGTCCTCGGCTTCTTCTCCTTCTCGAAATTCCTGATGTATCGCGACCTCGATCCGGAGACCTGGCCGGCCGACGGCGCTCTGGACCGGCATCCGCTGATCACGGCGCTGCTGCAGAACGGCTTCGAAGCCTCCGAGCCGATCGTGGCCGACAATGGCAAGATCGATCCCGTGATCCAGCCGATCGCGATGAACCACGTGGTCGATGCGGATTCGTCGCAGGCCGTGGTGATCGAGGAAGTGGTCCGCGGTCGCGATCTCGTCGTCAAGGGACCGCCCGGCACGGGCAAGTCGCAAACCATCACCAACATCATCGCAGCGGCTGCGGCCGAGGGAAAGACGGTGCTGTTCGTGGCCGAGAAGATGGCGGCGCTCGACGTCGTCCACCGGCGGCTCAAAGCCGTCGGTCTCGGCTCGCTCGCGCTTGAGCTGCACTCCAACAAGGCCAACAAGCGGGTGCTGCTCGAAGAGCTGAAGCGCAGCAAATCCGCGAGCGTTCCAACGCAGCGTGGCGAGGCAACCTTGGTACAGCGGCTGACCGACAGCCGCGACGGCCTGAACCAGCATGCCGACATGATGCACCAGCCGCATCAGCCCAGTGAGCTCACGCCGTTCCGGCTGCTCGGCCATCTCGTGCGTTGCGGCGAAACCTCCACGCAGCCGGCGCTGCCCTTGCAAGGCGCGGCATCCTGGACACCGCTGGACCTGGAGCGGCGGCGCGAGCTGATCGCAGAGCTGGCCGAACGAATCGCGGCCGATGGAGCTCCGCATTTGCACCCCTGGCGCGGCGTCGGCCGCGATGCGCTGGACCCCGCCGAGATGGCTGAGTTGCGGAAGTCGCTCGCGGATGTCGCAAGCTTGCTCGACCGTGTCGGCGCCGGGGGTACACGCATCGGCACGATGTTCGGGCTGCCGTCGCCGGCCACCTTGGCCGACGCCACGGGCGTGCTGGCGTTCGCCGAAGCCGCGGCGGCCATGCCCAATTGCGACAGAGCTGCCTTTCGAGATCCCATCTGGAGCCGGCCGCACGAGATAGCCGACGTCATCGACAAGGGCCTGCGCTTTGCCAAATTGAAGACTGCCTTCGAGCAGGCTTTCGTCGATTCCGCCTGGGATGCATCGATGGCCGATTGCCGCAGGGTGATCGCAGAAAAAGGCGGTTCGTGGTTTCGACTGCTCAGCGCACGCTATCGCGGGCATATGGCGGTGCTGACCTCGTACCTGAAGGTGCCGATGCCGAAAGCGCTCGAGCAGCGGCTCCTGCTGATCGACGGCCTCATCGCCGCGCAGGCCGCGCGCAAATCCTTCGACGATGTGGCGAGCGCCGGCAGCGCAGCCTTCGGGACGGCTTGGCAGAAGGAGCAATCCGACTGGGATGCGCTCGCGAAGCTGGCGGCCTGGTGGACGGCGTTCGCGAAACCATTCGCCAATGATGAGACGCGCCAACATCTGGCCCAGCTCACGCTGTCCAGCGAGGACCGGCAAGCGATCGATGATTTCAAGGCCAATCTCGTTCGCATGGGGTCAGGCCTTCAGCGGCTGATCGATTTTCTGCAGCTGGATCCCAGCCGCATCCCGCTGAATCAAAGCGATCAGCTGCGCCTCGAGTCGTTGGCGCAGACCCTGTCGGAGTGGAAGAGCTCCACCGAGCGGCTCACGCGCTGGATCGCCTTCATGGCGCGCGTCCGCCTCGCACGCGCCGACGGCCTCGCGGCGCTGGTCGACCGCGCACTGGATGGCTCGTTGCCGGGCGACTTGCTCGAACAGACCTTCGACACCTCCTACTACGACGCGATGCGCGGCGCGATCTTCGCCCAGCAGCCGCAGCTCAAGCGGTTCGACGGCGCATCGCATGACCGGCTGGTCGAGGGCTTCCGCAAGCTGGACGTCGCGCGCATGCAGCTTGCCCGCGACCAGATCGCCTATGAGCATGCTGCAGCACTGCCGCGCAATGCCGGCGGCATCGGCCCGCTCGGGGTTTTGAACGGCGAGCTCGCCAAGAAGCGCAATCATCTGCCGATACGCCAGCTGTTGGAGCGCGCCGGCCCGGTCATTCAGCAGATCAAGCCGATCTTCCTGATGAGCCCGCTGTCGGTCGCCCAATTCCTCAAGCCCGGTGCGATCGCGTTCGACCTGCTCGTCGTCGACGAGGCTTCGCAGATCGAACCGGTGGATGCGCTCGGCGCGGTCGCGCGCTGCCGGCAGATGGTCGTGGTCGGCGACGAGCGGCAGCTGCCGCCGACGCGCTTCTTCGCCAAGCTCACCGGGAACGACGAGGAGGACAACGAGGATGAGGATCAGCCGACCTTCCAGGTGAAGGATGCCGAGAGCATTCTCGACCTCTGTCTCGCCAAGGGCCTGTCGCATCGGATGCTGAACTGGCACTACCGCAGCAAGCACCAGTCGCTGATCGCCGTGTCGAACAAGCAGTTCTACGACAACCGGCTGTTCATCGTGCCGAGCCCCTATGACGCCGTAGCGGGTATGGGGCTGAAGTTCAACTACAACCCCGATGCGCATTATGAGCGCGGCAGCAGCCGGACGAATCCCAGGGAGGCTCGGATCGTCGCCGAGGCGGTGATGCGCCATGCCCGAGAGATGCCGGAGCGAAGCTTGGGGGTCGCGACCTTCTCGGTGGCGCAGCGCCAGGCCATTCAGGATCAGCTTGAAATCCTGCGGAAGGAAAGCCCCGGCACCGAGGAGTTCTTCTCGCGCGGCACCAGCGAGCCGTTCTTCGTCAAGAACCTCGAGAACATCCAGGGCGACGAGCGCGACGTCATCTTCATCTCGATGGGCTATGGCCGGACGAAGGAAGGCTTCGTCTCGATGAGCTTCGGTCCGCTGAACTCCGATGGCGGCGAGCGCCGCCTCAACGTGCTGATCTCCCGCGCCAAGCTGCGCTGCGAGGTGTTCTCCTCGATCACCGGCGACGACATCGACCTGACGCGTGCCAAAGGCCGCGGCATCGCCGCGCTGAAGACGTTCCTGACCTTCGCGCAGACCGGCCAGCTCGGCCTCGCCCAAGAGACCGGCCGCGATCCCGACTCCGTGTTCGAGGAGCAGGTCGCCGCCAGGCTGCGTCGGCTGGGTTACGACGTAAAGATGCAGATCGGCACCGCCGGTTTCTTCGTCGATCTCGCGATCGTCGATCCCGACAAGCCCGGCCGCTTTCTGCTCGGCATCGAATGCGACGGCGCGCAGTATCACGCCTCCCGCTCGGCGCGGGATCGCGATCGCCTGCGGCAGAACGTGCTCGAAGCCCATGGCTGGGTGCTGCATCGGATCTGGTCGACCGACTGGTTTCTCCGCCCCAAGGAGGAGACCGACAAAGTTGTGAGCGCCATCGAGGCCGCCAAGGCGCATTGGCGGGAGATCGACGACGGGGCGGCCGAATCGCAGTCCGCACCGCCAGCAGAACCGGAAGCCGCATCGCCGGAGCCGATGGACAATCGCCCGGCAGAGGTCGTCGGCCAGGCACCGACACTGGTGCCTTACGAAGAGGCCAAGCTGCGGGTGCGACGCGAGGTCGAGCCGCACGAAACGTCACTGGCCAACATGACGCGGCACGTGGTCGAGATCGTCGCTGTCGAAGGGCCGGTGCATGAATCGGAAATCATCGTCCGGATCCGATCCGCCTGGGGCCTGGCGCGCGCCGGCAATCGCATCCGCGACGCGGTGAAGGCTGCGTTGAACGCGGCGGTCGCGAAGGGACAGATCGCTGGAGGTCCTTTCTATTCCGTGCCCGGTCAGGCGATCGTCGTGCGCAACCGTGAGGATGTGCAGTCGACGACGCTACGCAAGCCCGAGATGCTGCCGCCGGAGGAGATCAAGGCGGCCATCATGCAGGTGATCGAGCAGAACTTCGGTGCGGAGGAGGATCAACTAATTCAAGCCGTCGCACGCCTGTTCGGCTTCGGTTCAACCAGCGCACAGTTGCGCGAGGCGGTGCAGGGAAGCCTCGCGCATCTTCTGCAGTCGGGACGACTGCGTCGGGAGGGAGAGCTTCTGACCAAGCCGGAAGCCTCATCAGCGTAA
- a CDS encoding TetR/AcrR family transcriptional regulator: MVQKKKGPPHGDLPSEKPAVPTEPKRRGRPRAYEPDLALGKALDLFRTTGFSATSLDDLSAATGMNRPSLYGAFGDKRELYIKSYQRYRDNARALMGEIFRNDWPVRRQLEQIFASALDIYLSGDEGPRGCFTVMTAGSEAVADPDIRAMVQNALTELDKAFAHCFRRAKEKGDLPEQADPAVLAQMASATIHSIAVRARARVPRKALEAIVAGAIDVMLGGR; encoded by the coding sequence ATGGTACAAAAAAAGAAGGGGCCGCCGCATGGCGACCTGCCCTCCGAAAAGCCCGCGGTGCCGACCGAGCCGAAGCGGCGCGGGCGGCCGCGGGCCTATGAGCCGGACCTCGCGCTCGGCAAGGCGCTCGATCTGTTCCGGACGACGGGATTTTCTGCCACCTCGCTCGACGATCTCAGCGCGGCCACCGGGATGAACCGGCCGAGCCTCTATGGCGCGTTCGGCGACAAGCGCGAGCTCTACATCAAGAGCTATCAGCGCTATCGCGACAACGCCCGCGCCTTGATGGGCGAGATCTTCCGCAACGATTGGCCGGTGCGGCGGCAGCTGGAGCAGATCTTCGCCTCGGCGCTCGATATCTATCTCTCCGGCGATGAAGGGCCGCGCGGCTGCTTCACGGTAATGACGGCCGGCTCGGAAGCCGTCGCCGATCCCGACATCCGCGCCATGGTGCAGAATGCGCTGACCGAGCTCGACAAGGCGTTTGCGCATTGCTTCCGGCGCGCCAAGGAGAAGGGCGATCTGCCGGAGCAGGCCGACCCGGCCGTGCTGGCGCAAATGGCGTCGGCCACGATCCACTCGATCGCGGTGCGCGCCCGCGCGCGGGTGCCGCGCAAGGCGCTGGAGGCGATCGTCGCCGGCGCGATCGATGTGATGCTGGGCGGCAGGTGA
- the ybgC gene encoding tol-pal system-associated acyl-CoA thioesterase yields the protein MTQRHLDGEIRDGRHHMQVRVYYEDTDFSGIVYHANYLRFMERGRTNHLRLMGAEQHALFAEAASEAPGFAFVVRSMTLDFLRPARMDDVLDVVTWPVVVKGASITLAQEVRRGEDLLVKADVRVAFISGGRAQPIPKALRDLMKADLA from the coding sequence GTGACCCAAAGACATCTCGACGGCGAGATCCGCGACGGCCGCCACCACATGCAGGTGCGCGTCTATTACGAGGACACGGATTTTTCAGGCATCGTCTACCACGCCAACTATCTTCGTTTCATGGAGCGCGGCCGCACCAACCACCTGCGGCTGATGGGCGCCGAGCAGCACGCGCTGTTCGCGGAGGCCGCCAGCGAGGCCCCGGGCTTCGCCTTCGTGGTGCGCTCGATGACCCTGGATTTCCTGCGGCCCGCACGGATGGACGACGTGCTCGACGTCGTCACCTGGCCGGTCGTGGTGAAGGGCGCCTCGATCACGCTGGCGCAGGAGGTACGGCGCGGCGAGGACCTGCTGGTCAAGGCCGACGTCCGCGTCGCCTTCATCAGCGGCGGCAGGGCGCAGCCGATCCCGAAGGCCCTGCGCGACCTGATGAAGGCGGATCTCGCCTGA
- a CDS encoding cytidine deaminase, which translates to MVSKKDKELIEAAASAVKSRYRNDWQEVGAAMRTRDGRIITGVNIDAYLGRNAVCAEAIAIGRAITEHGDHGIETIVAVRHPKPGEPGEVAVVSPCGTCRELIHDYDAKARVIVPSNGKGPDVVTIGELLPNKYRRGNK; encoded by the coding sequence ATGGTGAGCAAGAAGGACAAGGAGCTGATCGAGGCGGCCGCGTCGGCGGTGAAGAGCCGCTACCGCAACGATTGGCAGGAGGTCGGCGCGGCCATGCGAACGCGCGACGGCCGCATCATCACCGGCGTCAACATCGACGCCTATCTCGGCCGCAACGCCGTCTGCGCCGAAGCCATCGCGATCGGCCGCGCCATTACTGAGCACGGCGACCACGGCATCGAGACCATCGTCGCGGTGCGACATCCCAAGCCCGGCGAGCCCGGCGAGGTCGCGGTGGTGTCGCCCTGCGGCACCTGCCGAGAGCTGATCCATGACTATGATGCGAAAGCGCGGGTCATCGTGCCGTCGAACGGCAAGGGCCCCGACGTCGTGACGATCGGCGAACTGCTGCCGAACAAATACCGGCGCGGCAACAAATGA